In Melopsittacus undulatus isolate bMelUnd1 chromosome 6, bMelUnd1.mat.Z, whole genome shotgun sequence, the following proteins share a genomic window:
- the MYOC gene encoding myocilin — translation MLGAWLVLLGGLALGCRGERAFLTRADDSTGRCTYSFTVASPVEAACPNAGGGPELRAELASLAARLSRLESRERGAGGSGPRGVEVGGARDSQQAASAGGLEDAYSELLRAKSRLEEEKGRLELENAELRRRLESSAQEIARLRATRCSPGGEEPDREAPRVPGKASRWNPQPLTYQELQSERTEIPASRMLEETALSRPGTEDSGCGELVWVGEPVVFGRADSIAGKYGVWMKDPEPVSPFTRETTWRVDTVGTEVRQLFQYEAAEQLAQGYPAKVHILPRPLESNGAVIYRGGLFFQPRRSHAVARYDLRTEAITAEKEIPGAGYHGQYPYAWGGYTDIDLAVDETGLWVIYSTEKARGAIILSKLDPETLEIRQTWETNIRKRGVANSFIICGTLYTISSYSAPNATINFAYNTTTGTSRALSIPFENRFRYLSMVDYNPTERQLFAWDSFNMVTYPVRLSQV, via the exons ATGCTGGGGGCTTGGCTTGTGCTCTTGGGGGGCCTGGCACTGGGCTGCCGGGGCGAGAGAGCCTTTCTAACGCGTGCGGATGATAGCACCGGGCGTTGTACCTACTCCTTCACGGTGGCCAGCCCTGTCGAGGCCGCCTGCCCTAATGCGGGCGGCGGGCCCGAGCTGCGGGCAGAGCTGGCTTCCCTCGCCGCCCGCCTGAGCCGGCTGGAGAGCCGGGAAAGGGGTGCGGGGGGCTCGGGGCCACGGGGGGTTGAGGTGGGAGGAGCACGGGACTCCCAGCAAGCGGCTTCGGCCGGTGGCCTGGAGGACGCTTATAGCGAGCTGCTGCGGGCCAAGTCCcggctggaggaggagaaggggcgGCTGGAGCTGGAGAACGCAGAGCTGAGGAGGCGGCTGGAGAGCAGCGCCCAGGAGATCGCCCGGCTGCGGGCCACCCGCTGCTCCCCCGGCGGAGAGGAGCCCGACCGCGAAGCTCCGCGTGTCCCCGGCAAAG CCTCTCGCTGGAACCCGCAGCCCCTCACTTACCAGGAGCTGCAGTCGGAGAGGACAGAGATTCCCGCATCCCGGATGCTGGAGGAGACTGCACTCAGCCGCCCGGGGACAGAGGACTCGG GCTGCGGTGAGCTGGTGTGGGTTGGGGAGCCTGTTGTCTTCGGCCGGGCAGACTCCATCGCTGGCAAGTACGGTGTGTGGATGAAGGACCCAGAGCCCGTGTCCCCCTTCACACGGGAGACCACCTGGCGCGTGGACACAGTGGGCACAGAGGTGCGCCAGCTCTTCCAGTATGAGGCGGCTGAGCAGCTGGCCCAGGGCTACCCTGCCAAGGTTCACATCCTGCCACGGCCCCTGGAGAGCAATGGTGCTGTCATCTACCGCGGCGGGCTCTTCTTCCAGCCCCGCCGCTCCCATGCCGTGGCCCGCTACGACCTGCGGACAGAGGCCATCACAGCCGAGAAGGAGATCCCTGGTGCCGGCTACCATGGACAGTACCCCTATGCTTGGGGGGGCTACACTGATATTGATCTGGCTGTGGATGAGACGGGGCTCTGGGTAATCTACAGCACTGAGAAGGCTCGGGGGGCCATCATCCTCTCCAAGCTGGACCCCGAGACGCTGGAGATCCGGCAGACCTGGGAGACCAACATCCGCAAGCGGGGGGTGGCCAACTCATTCATCATCTGTGGCACCCTCTACACCATCAGCAGCTACTCAGCGCCCAATGCCACCATCAACTTTGCCTACAATACAACCACTGGCACCAGCAGGGCCCTCAGCATCCCCTTCGAGAACCGCTTCCGGTACCTCAGCATGGTGGACTACAACCCCACCGAGCGGCAGCTCTTTGCCTGGGACAGTTTCAACATGGTCACCTACCCTGTTCGCCTCTCCCAGGTGTGA